A genomic window from Diospyros lotus cultivar Yz01 chromosome 2, ASM1463336v1, whole genome shotgun sequence includes:
- the LOC127795554 gene encoding cytokinin dehydrogenase 3-like → MPKAFPTSFNMVLFAIISFLVFSISIETSSSSSSLCSWTTSFPCPWTTSLPPELLTLDIANRFHTDKTAIESASIDFGKLVRLNPAAVLNPSSVQDIVNLVEFSYNSPIPFSIAAKGRGHSVRGQAMAKNGVVVEMEALKHHNNEIGIRVLGNPKLGFYADVGGGHLWIDILLATLGHGLAPVSWTDYLFLSIGGTLSNAGISGQSFRFGPQISNVYEMDIITGKGELVTCSKRVNSDLFYAVLGGLGQFGIITRARIALQKAPNRVKWIRMLYEDFSSFTRDQEHLISIDGPDYVEGSLIMNQSPPNNWRSSFFSPSDQSRISSLLTKHTIIYCLEVVKYYDYVDNLTNINTTDEGVEALLKGLSFLPGFFFKKEESFVGFLNRVRSGELELQAKGKWDVPHPWLNLFVPTSRIMDFNAGVFVDILSKQSNNTGPILVYPLNRNKWDERTSAVIPAEEEEETFYTIGVLGSSEEVDMKILENQNKEILEFCEKAGIGAKQYFPHYTTKKDWMNHFGSRWGTFLQRKAQYDPRMILSPGQRIFTSI, encoded by the exons ATGCCTAAAGCATTTCCTACATCTTTTAACATGGTTTTATTCGCTATCATAAGTTTCTTAGTCTTCTCCATTAGTATAGAAACCTCGAGTTCATCTTCATCTTTGTGTTCATGGACTACTTCATTCCCGTGTCCTTGGACTACTTCGCTCCCACCTGAACTCTTAACCCTAGATATCGCAAATCGGTTTCATACAGATAAAACTGCTATTGAATCAGCCTCTATTGACTTTGGCAAGCTTGTAAGATTAAATCCGGCTGCCGTTCTTAATCCATCTTCGGTTCAAGATATCGTTAATCTCGTCGAGTTTTCATATAATTCTCCGATCCCTTTTAGCATAGCCGCCAAAGGCCGAGGCCACTCTGTTAGAGGACAGGCCATGGCAAAGAATGGGGTGGTGGTGGAAATGGAAGCCTTGAAACACCACAACAATGAAATTGGAATTAGGGTTTTGGGAAACCCTAAATTAGGGTTTTACGCAGATGTGGGTGGCGGCCATCTTTGGATCGACATTCTTCTTGCCACTCTTGGGCATGGGCTTGCACCAGTTTCATGGACTGACTATCTATTCTTAAGCATTGGTGGGACACTCTCTAATGCTGGGATTAGTGGCCAGTCATTTCGGTTTGGTCCTCAGATCTCTAATGTCTATGAAATGGACATAATTACTG GAAAAGGAGAGTTGGTGACTTGCTCAAAACGCGTAAATTCAGATCTATTTTATGCAGTTTTAGGAGGTTTAGGCCAATTTGGGATCATTACCAGAGCAAGGATAGCCCTACAGAAGGCTCCAAACAGG GTGAAATGGATCCGAATGTTGTACGAGGATTTCTCTTCATTCACAAGAGACCAAGAACACCTTATCTCCATTGATGGACCCGATTATGTGGAAGGTTCTCTGATTATGAACCAAAGCCCTCCAAATAACTGGAGATCCTCCTTCTTCTCACCCTCCGATCAATCCAGAATAAGCTCTCTCCTAACCAAACACACCATCATCTACTGCTTAGAAGTCGTCAAGTACTACGACTACGTTGACAATCTCACCAACATCAACACCACCGacgaa GGAGTGGAAGCGTTGCTCAAAGGATTGAGCTTTCTTCCCGGTTTCTTCTTCAAGAAAGAAGAATCTTTTGTGGGGTTTCTTAATAGAGTAAGAAGTGGAGAGCTGGAGCTTCAAGCGAAAGGGAAGTGGGATGTTCCTCATCCATGGTTGAATCTGTTTGTGCCCACATCTCGCATTATGGACTTCAATGCCGGAGTTTTCGTCGATATTCTGAGTAAACAAAGCAACAACACAGGGCCTATTCTTGTCTATCCTTTGAACCGAAACAA GTGGGATGAAAGGACGTCAGCAGTGATAcctgcagaagaagaagaagaaacttttTACACAATAGGGGTGTTGGGTTCGAGTGAAGAGGTGGACATGAAAATCCTGGAAAATCAAAACAAGGAGATTCTAGAGTTTTGTGAGAAAGCTGGAATCGGTGCAAAGCAGTATTTTCCACATTACACAACCAAGAAAGATTGGATGAATCATTTTGGCTCTAGATGGGGTACTTTCCTTCAGAGGAAAGCTCAGTATGATCCAAGGATGATCTTGTCTCCTGGCCAAAGGATTTTCACttctatttaa